One window from the genome of Eucalyptus grandis isolate ANBG69807.140 chromosome 7, ASM1654582v1, whole genome shotgun sequence encodes:
- the LOC108960780 gene encoding TMV resistance protein N: MLAMASPLTSTWCGQLRKPEFCCASQSSRQLEVVSTKRNTARTVHSTLSRKEGMVAAATQSLGRGSKFAAIKSVSKEVFPQLSFAIAFLPSYDQILKFAIEKFKSIIGIHGQRHPRINDVFISYKRDDTLNPVSHLRGALQQRGIRTVVDSTLDEGEEIWPAIEKAIELSYIAVVVVSQNYHSSPWCLNELVKILECREKGGLIVLPIFWGIDARELRELSSPFVENIGQGEEGFKQENPHQVQTWRKALQAVGGIIGFPVNAGLDKTEAEVIKVLADKIAAKLKRSVSNVTPIQPAVKSVK; the protein is encoded by the exons ATGCTGGCTATGGCATCACCTCTTACATCAACTTGGTGTGGTCAGCTTAGGAAACCTGAATTTTGTTGTGCTTCTCAGTCTTCGCGGCAACTAGAAGTTGTCTCTACCAAAAGAAATACAGCAAGGACTGTTCATAGCACTCTATCGAGGAAAGAAGGCATGgtg GCTGCAGCCACTCAATCCTTAGGAAGAGGTAGTAAATTTGCTGCAATTAAATCCGTATCGAAGGAG GTTTTTCCACAATTGTCTTTCGCTATTGCTTTTCTCCCAAGCTATGACCAAATTCTGAAGTTTGCAATTGAGAAGTTCAAATCCATCATTGGGATTCATG GTCAACGTCATCCTAGGATAAATGACGTTTTTATTAGTTACAAACGGGATGACACGCTCAATCCTGTGAGCCATCTTAGGGGTGCTCTTCAGCAGAGGGGGATAAGAACGGTCGTCGATTCTACACTGGATGAAGGAGAAGAGATCTGGCCAGCGATTGAGAAAGCGATCGAGCTTTCATATATCGCTGTTGTGGTTGTTTCTCAGAATTACCATTCCTCACCGTGGTGCCTCAATGAGCTGGTGAAGATCCTCGAGTGCCGAGAAAAAGGGGGTCTGATTGTATTGCCCATTTTCTGGGGCATTGATGCAAGAGAGCTGCGAGAGCTGTCCAGTCCTTTTGTGGAGAATATTGGCCAAGGCGAAGAGGGTTTCAAGCAGGAGAATCCACACCAGGTCCAGACGTGGAGAAAAGCTTTGCAAGCAGTGGGCGGGATCATTGGCTTTCCTGTTAATGCCGG TTTGGATAAAACTGAAGCTGAAGTGATCAAGGTCCTTGCGGACAAAATTGCAGCCAAGCTCAAGCGTTCAGTGTCAAACGTCACTCCCATCCAGCCTGCAGTTAAGTCAGTAAAATGA